A window of Pullulanibacillus sp. KACC 23026 genomic DNA:
TTTAATGCAGTCGCATTCTCAATCGTTTTATGGTTGTCTGAAAGCCTTCCTTCCACCAACTATAAAGGAACGCCTCACAGGAGAAATAGAGCGATTCATAGACCAAATCCTCCGCTCCATACCAAAAGGTCCAGAAATCAAACAAATCCTCAGTTAATTCCTTTAAACGCTTTTCACTTCTTAAGTAGACGGATGTTTCGGTTTCTCCGTAATACCCCATTCTGCCAAAAGAGGCCCCAAACAAATACGCTTCAATCCCATAATCCATACACATATCACAGATCGTTTGTTGGTATTCGCCCATCGGCTTCAGGAAATTTTCGAAATACATCTCTACATTGGATTCAATTTTTTGTATGGATAAATCACGCAATGTCTTTCTTTCAAAATCGATTTGTTTATGGCGATACTTTTCGTGAAAATGTGTTACGGTTCCCAAAACTAACGCCTCCTTTCCTTCTTATCTTCCAACAATCCTGAAAGAGGCATCCTAACAATATTTGGAGACACTTTGTGAACGTTCAAAATCAGAGATAAATTAAGCTTTTCTTCATTATCGGTAATTCTTTCAAGCATTTATAGAAGGACCAAAATTGAGGGAATGGGCTACTTTGTTCTCCATAGGTTGCTTCTGCTTCCATTTTTTTTGCACTGGGCGAGTTTCAATTTGAAGCCACGGTCTATTGGCTTTTTTATCCCTTTACCTCTAGTTGGGGTGATAAGGCTCATTCATATGGAGACACTAATTATGGTTCATCATTAAATTTCACTTTTTTCGATAGAAGGGGGATTTCCATTGGGGATTGATAGGGGGACGAAACAAGCTATCTTAACTGGGTTAAAACAAAGAAGATCTATTTATGGATTAGCGAAAGATTCCTCTATTTCGATGGAACGGATTGAAGATTTGCTAAAGGATATAATAAAATATACATCTTTTAATTCCCATTCAACCCGGATCGTTCTGCTCATAGGTCAACACCATGAGAAACTCTGGGACATGACGACAGAGGTCCTGCGTACAGTGGTTCCTGAAGATCAATTTCAACCGACCCAAGAAAAGATGCACCGGTTCCGCGCTGCACATGGCACGGTGTTGTTTTTTGAGGATTATACAACTATTGAAGGATTGCAACGAGACTATCCGCTTTATCAAGAGAATTTCCCAATCTGGGCTGAACACAATGCCATGCACCAGCTCATGGTTTGGATGACATTGGAAAGCGAAGGGCTGGGCGCTAACCTTCAGCTCTACAATCCTTTGATTGATGAACGCGTTCGTGACAATTGGCAGCTTCCAGAAAGCTGGAAGCTCATTGTCCAAATGCCATTTGGCCGCCCATCAGCCAACAACAAGAAAAGGAATTTCAAGGACTTTCTCACAGGTTAAAGGTATTCCGATAAAAAGAATAAGGACAGAATGGCCACGAGGTAGGTGGTTATTCTTGCCCGATCTGTCTTTTCTTATTCAACACCAAGAGCATGCCTTTAAAGACATCTTCCCAATCTTTGGCCTTCGCTCTTTGCTTTCGAACCTCCAAGCATTTTTCCTCTCCTTTTACTTGGTTCAGCTGTTCAATCGCTTTGAGAAAGCCTTCGATTCCTTCTTCCTGAAGATAGACGCCTTCCTCCACAAACTTTGTTGTTGACGGTAGATGAAGCCCTACAACAGGTTTCCCGGCAGCCATAAATTCAAAAAGCTTTAATGGAAAAACGGCTTTGTTATATGGTGAATCCTTATACGGCATAATCCCTATATCGATTAAATTCATGTACATGGGCACATCCATTGGAGGTACACTTCCCGTCCATATAACGTTTGGAAGGCTTAAGAGCTGTTTGAATCCAGAGTTATCATTGGTTTGGTCTGGGCCGACAAACATAAAAAGGTCGTCTTTCTTTTGCTTAGCCGCCTCAAAAATAAGTTTAAAATCCAGCTTTGGTTTGATTCCCCCAATATAGCCTAAGACCGTTCCAGAGAAGTCAGCCGGCAAGACACTTTCTTTTTGAGATATTTCACTCGCAAACAGCGCAAACTCAACGCCGTTTTCAAACGTCACCACCTTTTCTCCTGATCCTAACTGGGAAACCACACGTTCTCTAAGGTAATCAGAAGTACAGAAAATGGTCGTTGCCTCTTGAATAATAAACGTTTCCGCTTTCGCAATAACCTCTTGCCGGATTTTAGAAAGCGGTGTTTGCCTGCCGCTTATAGGAGCTGCCCACAAATCGCTGCAATCATAAACCACCTGATCCCATTTCACCATTTCCA
This region includes:
- a CDS encoding glycosyltransferase; amino-acid sequence: MKTIHVIVATGEWEQDRLRYRRHRLAEYLQGHDHTEEVIWLCPAPPKQETQSSVLTNGVKQWTVMDIHSHKLFRFGRYISLFYKRKLGPLVDYLQKAEGKYQLILWYTFPGFPKVLEMVKWDQVVYDCSDLWAAPISGRQTPLSKIRQEVIAKAETFIIQEATTIFCTSDYLRERVVSQLGSGEKVVTFENGVEFALFASEISQKESVLPADFSGTVLGYIGGIKPKLDFKLIFEAAKQKKDDLFMFVGPDQTNDNSGFKQLLSLPNVIWTGSVPPMDVPMYMNLIDIGIMPYKDSPYNKAVFPLKLFEFMAAGKPVVGLHLPSTTKFVEEGVYLQEEGIEGFLKAIEQLNQVKGEEKCLEVRKQRAKAKDWEDVFKGMLLVLNKKRQIGQE
- a CDS encoding DUF2521 family protein; the encoded protein is MGTVTHFHEKYRHKQIDFERKTLRDLSIQKIESNVEMYFENFLKPMGEYQQTICDMCMDYGIEAYLFGASFGRMGYYGETETSVYLRSEKRLKELTEDLFDFWTFWYGAEDLVYESLYFSCEAFLYSWWKEGFQTTIKRLRMRLH
- a CDS encoding nitroreductase family protein, whose translation is MGIDRGTKQAILTGLKQRRSIYGLAKDSSISMERIEDLLKDIIKYTSFNSHSTRIVLLIGQHHEKLWDMTTEVLRTVVPEDQFQPTQEKMHRFRAAHGTVLFFEDYTTIEGLQRDYPLYQENFPIWAEHNAMHQLMVWMTLESEGLGANLQLYNPLIDERVRDNWQLPESWKLIVQMPFGRPSANNKKRNFKDFLTG